AGCAGGTCTCACTAGATTAAGACAAATTTGCTGTCATCCTGGAATCTTCTTAGAGGACTATAAAGGCCATAGTGGTAAGTTAGAGTCCTTAGAGGAGATAATAGAAGAAGCTTTAAATGGTAATCACAGAATATTAATATTCTCTCAATTTACGACCATGCTTCAAAGAATAAGAGACTCCTTTGAAAGTAGAGGAATTGATTATTTATATCTTGATGGAAGTACTCCAATTTATGAAAGAGGAGAATTAGTAAGAAACTTCAATAATGGTCAAGGAGATATATTTTTGATTTCCTTAAAGGCAGGAGGAACAGGATTGAATTTAACATCTGCAGATATGGTAATACATTATGATCCATGGTGGAATCCTGCAGTGGAAGATCAAGCTACAGACAGAGCCCATAGAATTGGTCAAGAGAACAAAGTTCAGGTAATAAAACTTATAACAAAAGGCACTATTGAGGAGAAGATATTCCAGCTTCAGGAGCAAAAGAAGGAAATGATAGACAAGGTAATCAGGGAAGGCGAAACGCTAATTTCAAAACTTTCAGAAGAAGAAATAATGTCGTTGTTCATGACCTAACACAACGAACGTAGTGAGTTGATGTAGGTCAGATGCACGAGCACCAATTTTATGTGAGCAAAGCGAACAAATAAAATTGTGTAAGCGAGTCCTCATGACCTAACACAACGAACGTAGTGAGTTGATGTAGGTCAGATGCACGAGCACCAATTTTACTGTGTGCCCGCCGATAGAAATAAAACGAGGTGAACCTCGTTGCAGCAGTGTGTAGAAACTGTAAGCAGTTTCCTTGAGGCTTAAGAAATCTTGATTTCGTTATATTTCATCGAGAGGGTATGTGAGCAAAGCGAACAAATAAAATTGTGTAAGCGGAATTCTCGAAAGGGGTGAATATATGGAACCAGTAATAACCATAAGAAATTTAAGTAAATCCTATGGTGATAAGAAAGTTTTAAATAATATCGATTTAGATATTCATAAAGGAGAAATTATAGGCTATATAGGACCTAATGGGGCAGGAAAGAGTACAACAGTTAAGATCATGCTGGGATTAGTGGGAGACTATGAAGGAGAAGTAAATATCTTTGGTCAAAATATTAAGGATGGTAATATAGGGTATAAGAAAAAAATAGGTTATGTTCCTGAAACAGCTGAGGTTTATGAGAATTTAACTGCTAGGGAATACCTGACCTTCATTGGTGAACTATATGGGATGGATTATGATCAAGCAGATAAAAAGGCTGAGAAGCTAATGGAGCTCTTTGGTATAAAGGATGTCTATGATGCAAGACTTAGCTCCTATTCCAAAGGTATGAAACAGAAGGCACTTATAATATCAGCACTTATAAATGACCCAGATATCATATTTTTAGATGAGCCTCTAAGTGGAATAGATGCAAATAGTGTAATGGTTTTTAAAGAGGTATTAGCTGAACTTGCAAGTAGTGGCAAGACAATATTTTACTCCTCACACATAATGGAGGTCGTAGAGAAATTAAGTGATAGAATTATACTTATAAATAATGGAGAAATAGTGGCAGATGGGAATATAGAAGAATTAAAGAATACATCTATGGAGGGTTCTTTGGACAAGATATTCAACCAATTGACTGGCTTTAATGAACATGAGCAAATAGCTAAGGAAATAGTAGCTACAATTAGGGGAGGGAAGCCAATTGAAGGAGTTTAAATATTTAAAGTTTCTCGATATATTTAAAGCCTTGTTCAATAAAGTTGGTATTGATTACCCTGTTTTAAGGAAAATTCTTCGAATGAAGTTGTTGATAGATAGCAGAAAAGTTTCAACTGTTCTTCAGAATCAAAAGAAGGACAATAAAGACGATGAAAAGAATAATTTCATAAAATCCCTAGGAATTTATCTGTTATTTGGAGCATTTTTATGCGTTTTTATTTTTATTAGAAACA
The DNA window shown above is from Tissierella sp. Yu-01 and carries:
- a CDS encoding ABC transporter ATP-binding protein; its protein translation is MEPVITIRNLSKSYGDKKVLNNIDLDIHKGEIIGYIGPNGAGKSTTVKIMLGLVGDYEGEVNIFGQNIKDGNIGYKKKIGYVPETAEVYENLTAREYLTFIGELYGMDYDQADKKAEKLMELFGIKDVYDARLSSYSKGMKQKALIISALINDPDIIFLDEPLSGIDANSVMVFKEVLAELASSGKTIFYSSHIMEVVEKLSDRIILINNGEIVADGNIEELKNTSMEGSLDKIFNQLTGFNEHEQIAKEIVATIRGGKPIEGV